The sequence TCAAATACTTTGATCTGTGACTCtgcaggagcagcaaagaaagaggaagaattgGGGACTGTCCTTACTTATATATGTGATGACTGGCTGTTTTTAATTGGTTAAAGTTTTTTTGATTGACCTGTTTGCTGCTGGAtttttaaagtaaagaaagtcaatgcaaaatactcgcctcctgtcattactaaaattaagattataaattccctacgttagcataatctacaattgttagGTTTATACTTTAAATACTGTGTTCAGCAAGTACAGGGTGACATGTATGCTCATGTCTATATTTGCTGTGATCCCATGTGTTTGATATACTTCAATAAAAagaaattgaataaaaaaaaaaaagtaaagtgcaCATATTTCATACCTaccaagtgtccctgtttaagAGGggaagtccctattttgggcccaaatgtCTTTTCCCCtcgttgttctaaattacattttagttccgTAAATTGATTTAGTCCCATAAATTTCCAAGAACAGCTCTGCCCCCTGGCTGTACCTCCACTCACACCCcttaaatgaaagtgtccctctttgtcccttTGCATGTTGGGAGGTATATCTTGTAGTATTGGCGGTCCCAAACCAGCAGAGGTCGCTAGAGATTTCCCTGTAAGCGAGCATAGCTGCTATAGAATGCCACAATGAGACAGGAAGAGCTGTGACGTCACGGGTCCTTTAACTAACTGGGAAGTGATTGTTATCATCGTGCTGGGAGGGATTATTGAATGGAAGTTATTCCATAGAACGTCTGTACAGGAAACAGAACCACATGTACTCACTGAGGATACATTGTCTAATGCCTAATATACCAAGAGCTATGTGCTGAAGGAAAGCCACTGTGCTACTGGAAGGGGTCAGAGGtcagtacaatatatatatatatatatatagatatatatatatatgtaatcataTTTTATATAACGGGGGGGGGTCAAAAACTAGACTTTAACCACCTTTTTGCTATTTACAGCGTAAAGATTCATTAGagcaatttgtattttttgtttttaaaatataaaactgatTGTGGACTATGGACCCTACAACATGAGTGTGCATCAGATAAATGTGAATTTAATTAATTATAAAGCATGATGCATTATGATGCGTTATGTTATGAATATATAGACCAGCAGTCAGCTTAGACATTGATTGCATATATAAATTGCATTATTGCTTATTGGTTGGTATTTAGCTGTGTGTCAGTGCTGTACACTGTTAAATCGATATTAATATAGAAAACCAGTTAAATCATAATTAGTGTTCCATATTTTCatgtatagctttttttttttttttaattgtatggaTTGGGGGATAACAATCAGTGCAGTTTTGATATCATACTACACATTTCAAGGTATAGTAACCACTGAAACGTTTTCTGAAAACTATGGATAATTAAGGAAGGTTGTATCAGTGGTACAAGGTTTTAAAACTAGATCCTGTTTAAAAAACATTGATACTGAATTATCTGTTCTGACAGTTTTTCATTATTCATGAAatttacatgttttgtttttttatttttttattactggtaTGTAATGTACTATGGTACATTCCatctattcatttttatttttttttgtatttttggagCCAGAGGCTAAAGgttgtgcatttgtgaggagacAAATGTTCCCTTTGatcatataaaacaaacaaaaaacgttCTGCACCTGCCATTTATTGTCATGTCCGTACAAAATGTATATTTCCAATCATGCCTGACAGTCATTTGAAATACTATTTTGATTctctttacattttttgtttttcttcactaCACCctacaacttggctattttgaaTATAAAATTCAGTTCCAAGAGTCAGGTGCAAATATAGTATGCtttgtttatgtatgtttttGAATATTTTAGGATGCTACCAATATTTCGGAGAAAAGAAGGATGGACAGACGTCATCATGCCTTTAATAAAAAAGGGGACAGCTGGAATTGTctcctgttgttgttttttctgttaATCTTCACTGTGGTCTCCATCAACATCTTTCTTTATGTTTACCTCGATCAAATGTACCAGCCATCAAAATATAGTCAGGTGGACCCCAGCATGTGTCTACAAGGCCATTTCAGGATGGGAAGGATGAAGGATTGTTCCTCCTGGCTGTCCTGCGAGTCAATCGGAAAGGAAGTCCGGAAATTAAAACTCGTTGGTGAAGGGGCAGTTAAAAAGGTCAGTCCGTATTGGGTTTTCCTGTGGTGATTTAAGTATTGTATTGACACTAGGGAGATAATACATATGGCAGaaactttaaagggttaatcatACCAAGAACCctggttttggttagagtaaccctttctgTGGTGACTTACCCCCTctcccagtttaaaaaaaaattatgatatttAAGAAGAAAGCtttgtaaataaaacattttgactGTGCTTAGGATATCATTGCCATCCAAATTTGGCAGACTTAAGCAAAAGTTATCTTCttcattaaatgaacactacagtGTAAATGATACAAACATGTTCGACCAACACTATGGTGCtgaaatagatgtttagttatctgcccctctccccctctctgtggAGTTAAAAAGTGaatttacttaccgtatatactcgagtataagccgacccgaatataagccgaggcccctaattttaccccaaaaaactgggaaaacatattgactcgagtataagactagggtgggaaatgcagcagctactggtaaatttctaaataaaattagatcctaaaaaaaattatattaattgaatatgtatttacagtgtgtgtatataatgaatgcagtgtgtgtgtgtatgaatgcagtgtgtgtgtatgagtgcagtgtgtgtatgagtacagtgtgtgtatatgagtgcagtgtaagtgtgtgttatgcagtgtgtgtttgtgtatgtgttgcagatccttggtggggggtgggcatttttattattattatttttaattattatttataattctttatttttgttgtgtatatGATTGGCATACATGTGTGTGTTGCCACAGtttaacacattttaaaacatagtAAAACAGAAACAATTCAAATTGTAAAGCATTGTGGCACATGAGGAAAACTGCACAGGTATgttatattaaacatgtttaaattgTTCCAGTCAGTGGTTGCTTGATCAAGAgaggttttaattattattattatttttttgttatattattttttatattattttattatatatttttttgcgtcCCCCtctctgcttgatacatggcagggaggggggctctcactccctggtggtccagtggcattggcagttcatttACTTGATATAGATATGGGTGGAATAATCTACCCTGAATGAGTGGAAAAAATGGTTAATTGAATTAAGTTTCAAAATAAAAGAATGTTATAGGAAGAAGTCCTCAACTGGTAAAAGAGCTCCCCATTAGAGCTCTGGAATAATAGAAACTAGAAATAAGGGAAATtaaccctaaacgtaccaggagatcttctatCCAAAAAGGGAAAACACCAAATACACAATAAGAAATGGAATAAACTTATATTAAATCCATGTGTTGAATACAAGCTGGGGCAGTTAGATATAACAGTATATGATAATATCGGCAACAATGTGTTTATACGTTCAGCTGAACTGAGATACTGTTTGTTATACTGAATCTACGTAATAACGAGCAAACACCAAAAAATGATCTATTAGTTAACTGTGTTAACTACTGCTCAGACACTAAATAACTTATAAGAATCTGTAATGTTCAAGATAAGTAACCCCTAGTGCTTTAGCTTCAAAGACAGTCCGTTGTTTTCAGTAGGCATTTTCGGCACCAGCCGCAACTGTACAGAGTTCCAGGAATAGGCAGACCAACATAGAGTGAGACGCACGAGAAGATTTTCAAACCTATCTTCCCGGTTTTTTTCCCACCGTtacctcttgaccggccagaggCTCAGCAAGGAACCACTCCATTTGGAATTTGCCTATTCCAAAGGACTCTGTAACTATACCGACAGaattttttatgtacactttttAGATATACTATGTACTACGTTTTTTTCATTGaatgatatattttttctattgatGATGTTGTGAAAATAAATGTTAACGTTTTTTACTGAAAACAACGGACTGTCTTTGAAGCTAAAGCACTAGGGGTTACTTATCTTGAACATTACAGATTCTTATAAGTTATTTAGTGTCTGAGCAGTAGTTAACACAGTTAACTAATAGATCATTTTTTGGTGTTTGCTCGTTATTACGTAGATTCAGTATAACAAACAGTATCTCAGTTCAACTGAACGTATAAACACATTGTTGCCGATATTATCATATACTGTTATATCTAACTGCCCCAGCTTGTATTCAACACATGGATTTAATATAAGTTTATTCCATTTCTTATTGTGTATTTGGTGTTTTCCCTTTTTGGatagaagatctcctggtacgtttagggttaATTTCCCTTATTTCTAGttaatttacttacctctcctgcagctcctgtcagcttcctcctcctccgcgccggtccgttcagcacctctgtcagctcacagtgtaagtctcgcgagagccgcactatgaccccacggctctcgcgagacttacagtgtgagctgacagaggtgctgaaaggaccggcgcggaggagaagggagctgacaggagctgcaggagaggtaagtaaatgctctgcagCCCCCCACAGcctccagtctgtattatggaaatgtaaattgccataatacagacaattgactcgagtataagccgagttggggtttttcagcacaaaaaatgtgctgaaaaactcggcttatactcgagtatatacggtacttacttTTTCTCCCTGTTAAAATGGCTGGCCCCGCCTCAATGGCTGAGGtcacccatgggaaagcattgggatgctaacgtgcatgcgcagcaaaacgccATGCTGTGCCATTCAGAATCTCCTCATTgagtcaatacatctctatgggaagCATTCAGCATCATCTTCAGAGCATGGATACGCTGAATGTAGGTGATGCAAACAGTGCAGCACTGAattaggaagcatctctagtggccatctgagtgactgccactaatggtgttactaggcagcaatgtaaacagaaGTAGATGTTTCTGTTAGATGTTTcattagatgtattttttttgtttgttttagggcCTTCTAAAATATTATGGTATCTTTTTAAATGGACCACTCGTCATTTTGTGCAGTGATCTTTTCTCATTCTCATGTGCCTAAATTCCTACTTTCATCATCACCTATTTTCATCAAGCTGCTTTACAGCACTGTAAAAACTGTCATCTGTCCATAAATTGAATAATTGGAGTAGTGTTGTAGTCTCTCTCCTATTCCTTCAGTATAAATAATTCCTGTTCTTACACATTTAGCTGTGTTCCCTCCTCCACAGTTAATTCAGTATTTTGTGTTatcttgtttttatctttttttatttcaggTTTTCTTGGCTGAATGGAAAGAGATGAAGGTTGCCTTTTCCCAGCTCACACAGCTAGAGCTTCTGGATGACTTTGTGCATGGCTTACGAATGCTACAGTCCCTGCAGAGTAGGCATGTAGTGACACTTCTGGGTTTCTGTGAGAAGGATCATACCATCTTAACAGAGTACCATCCCCTCGGCTCCCTTAAAGACTTGGATAAAACCTTTGCACTCCCGAGGTATAAGAGTCTAAATACGTGGCAGACTCGCTTTAGGCTTGCTATAGACTATGTAGGTATCATTAATTACCTACACAATAGCCCTCTTGGTGTGCTGGTCATGTGTGACTCCAATGACTTGAATAAGGTACTCTCACAGTTTCTATTGACTAGTGACTTCCAAGTGATTGCCAATGACCTGGATGCTTTGCCTGCAGTAGATAAAGATAAGGGCATATTGGTCAAATGTGGCCACAGAGAAATTACAGGTGACTTTGTTGCTCCGGAACAGCTGTGGCCACATGGACCTGGAGTGGAATTTTCGGATGATCTCATGCCTCCTTATGACGAGAAGACTGACATTTGGAAGATCCCAGCTGTGACAGATTACCTCCTGGGTCATGTGACTGGAAGTGACATTGTCCGATTTCACCTTTTTGACATACACAGTGAGTGTGGAAAGCAGAACCCGTTGGAGAGGCCCTCCGCTCAGACTGTGTTGGAGACTTACAGAAGAGTCTTTACATTGTTGATGAAAGATATGGCTGTATCCGAAACCAGAGAGATGTTGTGAAGTGTTTGGGGTATAATATCTTAAGAAAGGAAATGTCCTTTGAATTCTACAAACGTTTGTTCTTATGTAGGTGATATTTAAGCCTGTTGCTAAGTTTTGCGTTAAGGACAGCTTGATGAAATGTTTACTGTAGTCATGTTTTGTCAGTCACACTGATGTTGCACCAGTGCTAAAGTCACGCTCTTGATTAACTTATGTGTTAAAATAAACTTGTCACTACTTTCTAAGATCACCAGTGATCTAAACAAGGGCTAGGTTGTTACAGAATTCTTCAGAATTTTCCTGCAATGCCCCTAAAAGTTCATGGCTGGCTAACGTCGGTTCTGTGCAAAACTGAGGGCTGGCGCCAGCATCTACAACATGCCGACGCCAGACAGCCAGTGGCTATACAGCATCCCTTAAgtccatcctcccttcccccttaTGTGAGCGAGTGACATCAGGCAGGGAGGATCTTGCAGTAGGGAGAGTTTGGACTCGGTGATGGGATGGAGGTGAattttacagttttatttttcatttggggGTGGACTTCCTCAGAAAGGGTTACTTTAATCAAAACTTTTATGttcataaaacactggttttggttagagtaaccctttaaatcatGGGCTGATAGTTTCAGAACTTCCAGTATATTGCTTTAATTCAAATGATGATAAACgttgatttttcttttcttttttttatttagtcttATCACACTGGAAGATGTATTGTGCTGTTGTTTGGGGTACGGAGTGCTAACATagtatgtttgaatgtaaactCAAGATAAGGTAGAAATCTCTACCCATCCAAATCCTGGAGAAGGGCGCTTTTAGAAATGTTAAATAAACTAACATTGAATATGTATAATACAGCATTGTGATTTGACCAATCTGTTGTTAGTACTAAAATGAAAGGCTTTTTGTATTTGGCTGTTTatggtgttttatattttgttgttgtgttgtatgttttttattttttttctcgttCTCTGATGCCTTCTCCCTCTGCACAGCTAACACCAGATTACATCCTAGTGCAAACGTAATCTCCTACCACCTGAGATGATTCTATTTTTCTTCTCTGAACATCAGTTTAGCAGGTCCTACTACAATAATTCAGGAATCTGTGAAACCGTGTAAGAGACTGGATTCCATGTCTGTTTTCACACATTTCAGTTGCAGAAGAAAATAGTTTGTCCTCTACAAATGTgtagttgaaaaaaataaaaaaaattataataatttagacgttttttgttgttgttttttttcaaagctGTGGTGAAGCTAAGCTTTGCCCCATGACTGACAGTCATTCTCCTTTTACAAACGTTTTAACAAAATTAAACCAAATGAAAAATGTAATCTAAAGCAGTAAAAATGGGATGGGAAACATGCAAAAGAGTTAATTACACCATAGCACAATGCAAGGAGGTTAGCTAGACATGGTCCCTTTAATGAATTAAATGTGATAGCCTTGTATAGAATATTGCATAATCTGTTCACACATTCACGTTATATATGAGTGTCTTGCATAGTTTTACAAATGATTTACTGATTACATGCTGGAAGTTAATAAATGAGAGATTAATTTTGATTATCATTGTTTCACCAAGAACTTCGGAATTAAAGATCGTTTGAACCCAGATCCTGAATAGATCCATCATAGATTAAGCAGTCTAACAAACAGGCCGCATTGTTTCAAAACGCTCTTCTGACACCGTCAGGATTCGTCACTAAAATGCGAATTGTcatgagttcaaagtgaatttcaaatgttaggtcAAAAAAGCTAAACGCTAAATTTTATCTGACTTGGAAAATGTTcccattttgacctaaaattacaaattaattttttacTTTATGAAGCAACAACAGCTATGGCAACAGACAAAATGaaagtaagaaaaaaagaaaactgtattaaatataatatactcTGCTCTAGTGATACAATGCTATATATTAAAACGTTGTATGTTTTTGGATACAACTCGGCCTAAAAGGAACTAAAGTATAGACAGAAATCGTTACCCCAAGAAAGTTGTGGTATCACCAAAGCAGAATATCCTCTACAGAggctttcctttatttttttcttgagcGTCTTTTGGGTAAATTCCTTTTTCCAATGCCAGCCAGAAATCTAGTGATTTgagttgtacagtgctgcggaatatgttggtgctttataaatgccaatattcATTCATGGAGGTGTATACATCAGTGTGTATTTTTGAGTATATCATTGTTAACATACAGTATTGTTTCAGTTGTATCATTATTTAACAAGTTTCGATTTGTATTTTGGTTCTGAATAACATTGATTCCGTATTTATTTCAGTATAGTTGCACATTAAACCACATTGATCTATTCTTAATGTTAAAAATCTTTTTGGACGGCTAGATATGAATGCCATATACCCTACAGTTTTGATACACCTGTATTACAAAGGAAACGTCAGCAATGCAACTCGAAACATTTTACTTGGCTACTTTTATTTTAGGTTTATTCCAAGCacaaatcttatttattttttatagtgcCCTGTTGTACACTCTTTAAAAAGTGCCCCCCCcaagcatattattatatatatgcagATCCAGCGCCCGACAAGGGTCTCAAACACAGCCTCTCACTGCATCACCCCCTTCCTTTAAGAGAAAGGAGAAAGTTGGGTTAGACCGAAAGAGGGCGCGTCAGGGAAGTTGCCTGCaaggcagtgttaattttgtcgactaaaacGAAAACGATTCAAattactaaaactaaaatggatcgtttgtcaaaagactatgactaaattgGAATTagcactgcacagaggggctgtggaaggggcaaaagaaacAGACCagtgcttgggagagagacacctggacgggctgggaggacacaaagagacacagaggagctggagaaGGGGCTAAAGAGACAGAAGCTCTAACTAAATCCATTAGATTTTTGTTGTGTCGACTAAAATCaactggagatttagtcaactaaaacaattcagatgactaaaatacgaccaaaacaggattttagttaaaacactatgactaaaactaaattaaaatttgccGCCAATATTAACACTCCTGCAAGGGAGAAAATAATTACATCTGGCGCCAGCATGAAGTGCACACAGACTACAGATGtatttttttgcacagaattgacattagacagACCATAACATAGTTTCAGGCTGTCTGTCACATGTGCCAGTGGTTCAACTACCCCCTGGCACCAAAGtgaaaatatctctgtatgttcagCGTTTCAAGCTGAATTGGTCATGGTGGTCAGAATAACTCTAACTCTGGTTATTTTCAGTAGAGCACAGTCCTAGAGTTATCATTATGTAACTATTTACAGGCACCGATATCTTTCCTAAATGCTTTGCACATGTAAGTGATCTCTGGATACTACATAGAAAACATTTGACGGTTTAAAATAAGCATCTTTGACATATGAGGCACATCTGTGAGGCCCGGATGACATAGTGTGGCTTGCTTGCAAAGAATCATAGGGGTTGTGGTTCATTCCCTCTCCTTGTTGTACATCCTTGGTGCACCCTGACagtattatt comes from Pelobates fuscus isolate aPelFus1 chromosome 5, aPelFus1.pri, whole genome shotgun sequence and encodes:
- the POMK gene encoding protein O-mannose kinase — its product is MDRRHHAFNKKGDSWNCLLLLFFLLIFTVVSINIFLYVYLDQMYQPSKYSQVDPSMCLQGHFRMGRMKDCSSWLSCESIGKEVRKLKLVGEGAVKKVFLAEWKEMKVAFSQLTQLELLDDFVHGLRMLQSLQSRHVVTLLGFCEKDHTILTEYHPLGSLKDLDKTFALPRYKSLNTWQTRFRLAIDYVGIINYLHNSPLGVLVMCDSNDLNKVLSQFLLTSDFQVIANDLDALPAVDKDKGILVKCGHREITGDFVAPEQLWPHGPGVEFSDDLMPPYDEKTDIWKIPAVTDYLLGHVTGSDIVRFHLFDIHSECGKQNPLERPSAQTVLETYRRVFTLLMKDMAVSETREML